From a single Streptomyces sp. 1331.2 genomic region:
- a CDS encoding DUF2510 domain-containing protein, producing MSEQIPAGWYPDPKDTVGEPRAQRWWDGKGWTADTRPAPSDAPEPAAQAPQAPEPAAPGTAEQATVLEGEVLESGPTVRYPEPPPFGTAYGSPVAPPPRKAWRKPSKLVVATAVAALLGLGAGSGITYLAMDGHGDRPKASARQAPQGGYGPWDGFPGFGDPGGNGAPGGNGAPGGNGGKGGKGGGSGDGKGSGKSRPGAGQAIDVVNRLTLPVPSGWQAGTSGDGYAMITVGSYTCADGTDNCTLGGVTTGRIDGGGTDVQAAANADIAKAAKESYGDITGHQELKSEAVKVDGRNGYLVRWKVDAPKGNNGYVQTVVFPSADGKALVSVHFGFDIADKAPDVAVMDTIVQGIADFKGKIPSIPGLPGSGSGSGSGSGADGTGGTGGTTT from the coding sequence GTGAGTGAGCAGATCCCCGCCGGGTGGTACCCGGACCCCAAGGACACCGTCGGCGAGCCGCGGGCGCAGCGGTGGTGGGACGGCAAGGGCTGGACGGCCGACACCCGGCCCGCCCCCTCGGACGCCCCGGAGCCGGCCGCGCAGGCACCGCAGGCCCCCGAGCCGGCCGCGCCGGGGACGGCCGAGCAGGCCACGGTGCTGGAGGGCGAGGTCCTGGAGAGCGGCCCGACCGTCCGCTACCCGGAGCCGCCGCCGTTCGGCACGGCCTACGGCTCGCCCGTCGCGCCACCGCCGCGCAAGGCTTGGCGCAAGCCGTCCAAGCTGGTCGTGGCGACCGCCGTCGCCGCCCTGCTCGGGCTGGGCGCCGGCTCGGGGATCACCTACCTCGCGATGGACGGGCACGGCGACCGTCCGAAGGCCTCCGCCCGGCAGGCCCCGCAGGGCGGGTACGGGCCCTGGGACGGCTTCCCGGGCTTCGGCGACCCCGGCGGCAACGGTGCGCCCGGCGGCAACGGTGCGCCCGGCGGCAACGGCGGCAAGGGCGGCAAGGGCGGCGGCAGCGGGGACGGCAAGGGCAGCGGCAAGTCCCGGCCCGGCGCCGGCCAGGCGATCGACGTGGTGAACCGGCTCACCCTGCCCGTCCCCTCCGGCTGGCAGGCCGGTACCTCCGGCGACGGCTACGCCATGATCACCGTCGGCTCGTACACCTGCGCGGACGGCACCGACAACTGCACCCTCGGCGGCGTGACCACCGGCCGGATCGACGGCGGCGGCACCGACGTCCAGGCGGCGGCCAACGCCGACATCGCCAAGGCCGCCAAGGAGTCGTACGGCGACATCACCGGGCACCAGGAGCTCAAGTCCGAGGCGGTCAAGGTCGACGGCCGGAACGGCTACCTGGTCCGCTGGAAGGTGGACGCACCCAAGGGCAACAACGGGTACGTGCAGACGGTGGTCTTCCCGTCCGCTGACGGCAAGGCACTGGTCTCGGTGCACTTCGGCTTCGACATCGCCGACAAGGCGCCGGACGTCGCGGTGATGGACACCATCGTCCAGGGCATCGCCGACTTCAAGGGCAAGATCCCGAGCATCCCCGGGCTGCCCGGCTCGGGTTCGGGATCGGGTTCCGGTTCCGGGGCCGACGGTACGGGAGGCACCGGGGGCACCACCACCTGA
- a CDS encoding glutamine synthetase family protein → MPEHNTPEHTTPRPPLTLDELRTLVDAGEVHTVALAFTDMQGRLQGKRFAARFFLDEVAEHGAEACDYLLAVDVDLNTVDGYAFSSWATGYGDFAMRPDLGTLRLTPWQPGTAQVTADLARHGGHPVDAAPRQLLRRQIARLAEYGLAADIGTELEFLVFRDTYEQAWLGGYRGLTPANLYNVDYSMLGTARVEPLLSRIRNEMAGAGLVVESAKGECNLGQHEIAFRYADALTTCDQHSVYKTGAKEIAAQLGCALTFMAKYDEREGNSCHIHLSLRDAVGAPAFADRDGRMTDTMRHFLAGQLVALREFSVLYAPNINSYKRYRPGSFAPTAVAWGRDNRTCAYRVVGHGPGLRMENRVPGGDVNPYLAVAGMIAAGLYGLQRKLELPAPCLGNAYAVEEYARVPGSLREAADAWAGSELAREAFGDDVVEHYLNMARVEQAAYDGSVTDWERYRSFERM, encoded by the coding sequence ATGCCCGAGCACAACACCCCCGAGCACACCACCCCCCGGCCGCCGCTGACCCTGGACGAGCTGCGCACCCTGGTGGACGCCGGCGAGGTGCACACCGTCGCGCTCGCCTTCACCGACATGCAGGGCCGTCTGCAGGGCAAGCGCTTCGCCGCCCGGTTCTTCCTCGACGAGGTCGCCGAGCACGGTGCCGAGGCCTGCGACTACCTGCTGGCCGTCGACGTCGACCTGAACACCGTGGACGGCTACGCCTTCTCCTCCTGGGCCACCGGCTACGGCGACTTCGCGATGCGCCCCGACCTCGGCACCCTGCGGCTGACCCCCTGGCAGCCCGGCACCGCCCAGGTCACCGCCGACCTCGCCCGGCACGGCGGCCACCCCGTGGACGCCGCCCCGCGCCAACTGCTGCGCCGCCAGATCGCCCGGCTCGCCGAGTACGGCCTGGCCGCCGACATCGGCACCGAACTGGAGTTCCTGGTCTTCCGCGACACCTACGAGCAGGCCTGGCTCGGCGGCTACCGCGGCCTGACCCCGGCCAACCTCTACAACGTGGACTACTCGATGCTGGGCACCGCCCGGGTCGAGCCGCTGCTCTCCCGGATCCGCAACGAGATGGCCGGCGCCGGCCTGGTCGTGGAGTCCGCCAAGGGCGAGTGCAACCTCGGCCAGCACGAGATCGCCTTCCGCTACGCCGACGCCCTCACCACCTGCGACCAGCACAGCGTCTACAAGACCGGCGCGAAGGAGATCGCCGCCCAACTCGGCTGCGCGCTCACCTTCATGGCCAAGTACGACGAGCGCGAGGGCAACAGCTGCCACATCCACCTCTCGCTGCGCGACGCCGTCGGCGCTCCCGCCTTCGCCGACCGGGACGGCCGGATGACCGACACCATGCGGCACTTCCTGGCCGGCCAGCTGGTCGCACTGCGCGAGTTCAGCGTGCTGTACGCCCCGAACATCAACTCCTACAAGCGCTACCGCCCGGGTTCCTTCGCCCCGACCGCCGTCGCCTGGGGCCGGGACAACCGTACCTGCGCCTACCGCGTGGTCGGCCACGGCCCCGGCCTGCGGATGGAGAACCGGGTGCCGGGCGGCGACGTCAACCCGTACCTCGCGGTGGCCGGGATGATCGCGGCCGGCCTGTACGGGCTGCAGCGCAAGCTGGAGCTGCCCGCACCCTGCCTGGGCAACGCGTACGCGGTGGAGGAGTACGCCCGGGTGCCCGGATCGCTGCGGGAGGCGGCCGACGCGTGGGCCGGGAGCGAACTGGCCCGGGAGGCCTTCGGCGACGACGTGGTCGAGCACTACCTGAACATGGCCCGGGTCGAACAGGCCGCCTACGACGGCTCCGTGACCGACTGGGAGCGCTACCGGTCCTTCGAACGGATGTGA
- a CDS encoding 3-oxoacyl-ACP reductase, which yields MSEKHAAQDGPVCRRLVGRTAVVTGAGSGIGLASARRLASEGAKVVCADLDEETGRAAAKEVGGLFVHTDVTDPYMVEALFDEAYETYGSVDVAFNNAGISPPEDDSILTTGLDAWRRVQEADLTSVYLCCKAALPYMRRHGRGSVINTASFVARMGAATSQISYTAAKGGVLAMSRELGVQFAREGIRVNALSPGPVDTPLLRELFAADPERAARRLVHIPLGRFARAEEIAAAVAFLASDDSSFITASEFLVDGGISGAYVTPP from the coding sequence ATGAGCGAGAAGCACGCCGCGCAGGACGGGCCGGTCTGCCGCCGGCTGGTCGGCCGCACCGCCGTGGTCACCGGCGCGGGCAGCGGCATCGGCCTGGCCTCCGCCCGCCGGCTCGCCTCGGAGGGGGCGAAGGTGGTCTGCGCCGACCTCGACGAGGAGACCGGCCGGGCCGCCGCCAAGGAGGTCGGCGGGCTGTTCGTGCACACCGACGTCACCGACCCGTACATGGTCGAGGCGCTGTTCGACGAGGCGTACGAGACCTACGGCAGCGTGGACGTGGCGTTCAACAACGCGGGCATCTCGCCGCCGGAGGACGACTCGATCCTGACCACCGGGCTGGACGCCTGGCGCAGGGTCCAGGAGGCCGACCTGACCTCGGTGTACCTGTGTTGCAAGGCCGCCCTGCCGTACATGCGCCGACACGGGCGGGGCTCCGTCATCAACACCGCGAGCTTCGTGGCCCGGATGGGCGCGGCCACCTCGCAGATCTCGTACACCGCCGCCAAGGGCGGGGTGCTCGCGATGTCCCGGGAGCTGGGCGTGCAGTTCGCCCGGGAGGGGATCCGGGTCAACGCGCTCTCGCCGGGGCCGGTGGACACCCCGCTGCTGCGCGAGCTGTTCGCCGCGGACCCGGAGCGGGCGGCGCGGCGGCTGGTGCACATCCCGCTCGGCCGGTTCGCCCGGGCCGAGGAGATCGCCGCCGCGGTGGCCTTCCTGGCCAGTGACGACTCCTCCTTCATCACGGCGAGCGAGTTCCTGGTGGACGGCGGAATCTCGGGGGCGTACGTCACCCCGCCGTAA
- a CDS encoding lytic polysaccharide monooxygenase auxiliary activity family 9 protein, with product MSLNRTALSVGVVGAAVLAVAATTAGTASAHGTMTNPVSRVAACYAEGPEHPVSQVCKDLVAASGTQPLYDWNEVNIANANGNHQALIPDGRLCSANRDKYAALDWPRTDWPATPVKAGAFTFQFRTTAPHLGTQTVYLTKPGYDPTKPLKWSDLDPTPVARVQVDRTATNGYYTYSGTLPQRTGRQLLYMIWQRSDSPEAFYSCSDVDFGSASGAAAPALAAEAPAAPSDAQIAADAPRSTVAHHGHGGDPNAPAGRIAPTSSAAVAGTSATGPLLLAGAAAIGVGWAGMVLRRRRVEAVRRDS from the coding sequence ATGTCCCTCAATCGAACTGCCCTGTCCGTCGGCGTGGTCGGCGCCGCGGTCCTCGCGGTGGCCGCGACCACCGCCGGTACCGCCAGTGCCCACGGCACGATGACCAATCCCGTCAGCCGGGTCGCCGCCTGCTATGCGGAGGGCCCCGAGCACCCGGTGTCCCAGGTCTGCAAGGACCTCGTCGCCGCGAGCGGCACCCAGCCGCTGTACGACTGGAACGAGGTCAACATCGCCAACGCCAACGGCAACCACCAGGCGCTGATCCCGGACGGCAGGCTCTGCTCGGCCAACCGCGACAAGTACGCCGCACTGGACTGGCCGCGCACCGACTGGCCGGCCACCCCGGTCAAGGCCGGCGCGTTCACCTTCCAGTTCCGCACCACCGCGCCGCACCTCGGCACCCAGACCGTCTACCTCACCAAGCCGGGCTACGACCCCACCAAGCCGCTGAAGTGGTCGGACCTCGACCCGACCCCGGTGGCCCGGGTGCAGGTCGACCGCACGGCCACCAACGGCTACTACACCTACTCGGGCACGCTGCCGCAGCGCACCGGCCGTCAGCTGCTGTACATGATCTGGCAGCGCAGCGACAGCCCGGAGGCGTTCTACAGCTGTTCCGACGTCGACTTCGGCTCGGCCTCCGGCGCTGCAGCCCCGGCGCTCGCCGCCGAGGCCCCGGCCGCGCCCAGCGACGCCCAGATCGCGGCCGACGCGCCCAGGTCCACCGTCGCCCACCACGGCCACGGCGGGGATCCGAACGCCCCCGCGGGCCGGATCGCCCCGACCAGCTCCGCGGCCGTGGCCGGCACCTCGGCCACCGGTCCGCTGCTGCTCGCCGGTGCCGCCGCGATCGGCGTCGGCTGGGCCGGCATGGTGCTCCGGCGCCGTCGTGTCGAGGCTGTTCGACGCGACTCCTGA